The following proteins come from a genomic window of Candidatus Binataceae bacterium:
- the tig gene encoding trigger factor — translation MNVNVESPSALRRKLTIELEPVEIKQELDRAYNELRRGVVLKGFRPGHAPRNLLERFFGDRVRGEVIQKLIKEYTDKALDEQHLRPLLAPEIVTEETDLAKSLRFSATFDLRPELVVRDYAGLKVPRPEVQVTDEQVQKALEELRERHATLKKIDDRTRAQRGDFALVEIEGFVEGKPLEGARTGQRLVELSPERLAHGLDEVLIGAEVGRPAQATRSYPADYAEKELAGKTVEWRVSIRELYRKELPALDDEFAKDLGEVGSLEELRERVRAQLSERAREEADARARQGLLDLIIEHNPVEVPQSLAERERELMESEMAAALMAAGMSREAAVERVRESAEELRARAHKRALSTLIVDAIADQEKVEVSDDELAARIAELVTRAPGRERERLAQHYREEEHREALRAAMRRERTLDMLLARAQSEPQAEAGQSPSDAGA, via the coding sequence ATGAACGTCAACGTAGAAAGTCCTTCGGCGCTGCGGCGCAAACTAACCATCGAACTCGAACCGGTCGAGATCAAGCAGGAGCTCGACCGCGCCTACAATGAACTGCGCCGCGGTGTGGTGCTCAAGGGCTTCCGCCCCGGGCACGCGCCGCGCAACCTGCTCGAGCGCTTCTTCGGCGATCGCGTGCGCGGCGAGGTCATCCAGAAGCTCATCAAGGAGTACACCGACAAGGCGCTCGACGAACAGCATCTGCGGCCCCTGCTCGCGCCCGAGATCGTGACCGAGGAGACCGACCTCGCCAAGAGCCTGCGCTTCAGCGCGACCTTCGATCTGCGGCCCGAGCTGGTGGTGCGCGACTACGCTGGGCTCAAGGTGCCGCGACCCGAGGTTCAGGTCACGGACGAGCAGGTGCAGAAGGCGCTTGAGGAACTGCGCGAGCGCCACGCCACGCTCAAGAAGATCGACGACCGCACGCGCGCCCAGCGCGGCGACTTCGCGCTGGTCGAGATCGAGGGCTTCGTCGAGGGCAAGCCACTGGAGGGCGCGCGCACCGGCCAGCGCCTGGTCGAGCTTTCCCCTGAGCGTCTGGCCCACGGGCTGGACGAGGTGCTCATCGGGGCCGAAGTCGGCCGTCCGGCGCAGGCCACGCGCAGCTACCCCGCCGACTATGCCGAGAAGGAACTGGCGGGCAAGACGGTGGAATGGCGCGTTTCGATTAGAGAGCTCTACCGCAAGGAGCTGCCCGCGCTCGACGATGAGTTCGCCAAGGACCTTGGCGAGGTCGGCTCGCTCGAGGAGCTGCGCGAGCGGGTGCGCGCGCAACTCAGCGAGCGGGCGCGCGAGGAGGCCGACGCGCGCGCGCGCCAGGGGCTGCTCGACCTCATCATCGAGCACAACCCGGTCGAGGTTCCGCAATCGCTCGCCGAGCGCGAGCGCGAGCTGATGGAGTCCGAGATGGCGGCGGCGCTGATGGCGGCGGGGATGTCGCGCGAGGCGGCGGTCGAGCGCGTGCGCGAGAGCGCCGAGGAGCTGCGCGCGCGCGCACACAAGCGCGCGCTCAGCACGCTCATCGTGGACGCGATCGCCGACCAGGAGAAGGTCGAAGTCAGCGACGACGAGCTCGCGGCGCGGATCGCCGAGCTCGTCACGCGTGCGCCCGGGCGCGAACGCGAGCGGCTGGCGCAACACTACCGCGAGGAGGAGCATCGCGAGGCGCTGCGCGCGGCGATGCGCCGCGAACGGACGCTCGACATGCTGCTTGCGCGCGCGCAATCCGAGCCGCAGGCCGAGGCGGGACAGTCGCCCTCGGATGCCGGCGCCTAG
- the clpP gene encoding ATP-dependent Clp endopeptidase proteolytic subunit ClpP, with product MSSLVPIVVEQTGRGERAYDIYSRLLKDRIVFLGTEINDDVANLITAQFLFLESEDPEKEISFYINSPGGSITAGLAIYDTMQFIKPPVSTLCLGQAASMGAVLLAAGHKGRRYALPHSRIMIHQPLGGAQGPAADIEIQAREILRMREEINNLFARHTGQNLRRIEKDTDRDMFMSPEQAVEYGLIDEVIVSRGAAK from the coding sequence ATGAGCAGCCTGGTCCCGATCGTCGTTGAGCAGACCGGCCGCGGCGAGCGGGCCTATGATATCTACTCGCGCCTGCTCAAGGATCGCATCGTCTTTCTCGGCACCGAGATCAACGACGACGTCGCCAACCTGATAACCGCACAGTTCCTGTTCCTGGAATCCGAGGACCCCGAGAAGGAGATCAGCTTCTACATCAATTCACCGGGCGGCTCGATCACCGCCGGGCTGGCGATCTACGACACGATGCAGTTCATCAAGCCGCCGGTGTCCACGCTGTGCCTGGGCCAGGCGGCGAGCATGGGCGCGGTGCTGCTGGCGGCGGGGCACAAGGGGCGGCGCTACGCGCTGCCGCACTCGCGCATCATGATCCATCAGCCGCTGGGCGGCGCGCAGGGCCCCGCGGCCGACATCGAGATCCAGGCGCGCGAGATCCTGCGCATGCGCGAGGAGATCAACAACCTCTTCGCGCGCCATACCGGACAGAATCTGCGGCGGATCGAGAAGGACACCGACCGCGACATGTTCATGTCTCCCGAGCAAGCGGTTGAATACGGACTGATTGATGAGGTAATCGTTAGCCGGGGGGCCGCGAAGTGA